In Anguilla rostrata isolate EN2019 chromosome 1, ASM1855537v3, whole genome shotgun sequence, a genomic segment contains:
- the rtn4ip1 gene encoding reticulon-4-interacting protein 1 homolog, mitochondrial isoform X2: MITLQRIRIVACSRWLCTSHCKPVGPNISVSGESGHGSLSFRNLSTSTERRTIMPAWVIDGYGGNEVLRFTKNASFPIIHYPNEVIVKVHAAGLNPIDISMRGGYGAATLAMRRDPLNLNQSGREFPLVLGRDVSGVIMECGLDVAYFKPGDEVWAAVPPWKQGGLAEFVVLSANEVRRLRCALPLSPPARPRSGSTAWSALVNTGGVSKDNCANKRMLIIGASGGVGTFAIQMLKAWGAHVTVTCSQNAEGLVRGLGADHVVDYTAGDVPEQLKSLEKFDLILDNVGGVTENWALDFLKPWAGAKYVTLVTPFLFNTDRLGVADGMMQNGVTIARKTLKHLCKGVHYRWGFFAPSGPTLDDISEMVDAGQVRPVLEEQFPFSQVPQAFLKLEKGHARGKTVVNVVTGSGDAQ; the protein is encoded by the exons ATGATAACGTTACAACGGATCAGAATAGTGGCGTGTAGTCGGTGGTTGTGTACGTCTCACTGTAAACCGGTGGGACCTAATATATCGGTTTCTGGAGAGTCGGGACATGGTAGCTTATCATTCAGAAATCTGAGCACCTCCACAGAGCGCCGCACAATCATGCCTGCCTGGGTTATCGATGGGTACGGTGGCAACGAAGTACTTAGATTCACAAAAAATGCAAGTTTCCCCATCATCCACTACCCGAACGAGGTCATAGTCAAAGTCCATGCTGCAGGTCTCAACCCCATTGACATCAGCATGAGAG GTGGCTATGGAGCCGCTACACTGGCAATGAGGCGTGACCCCCTGAACCTCAATCAGTCCGGAAGAGAGTTCCCATTGGTCCTCGGCCGCGACGTGTCCGGGGTGATCATGGAGTGCGGGCTGGATGTGGCTTATTTCAAACCGGGAGATGAG GTGTGGGCGGCTGTTCCTCCGTGGAAGCAGGGCGGCCTGGCGGAGTTTGTGGTGTTGAGCGCAAACGAGGTACGGCGTCTTCGCTGCGCGCTTCCCCTT TCACCGCCGGCGCGTCCCCGCTCTGGCTCCACGGCCTGGTCCGCCCTGGTCAACACTGGCGGCGTCTCCAAGGACAACTGCGCCAACAAACG CATGCTGATAATTGGAGCCTCAGGTGGTGTGGGAACCTTTGCTATCCAG ATGTTGAAAGCTTGGGGTGCCCATGTGACCGTGACCTGCTCCCAGAATGCCGAGGGGCTGgtgcgggggctgggggctgaTCATGTGGTTGACTACACGGCGGGGGACGTGCCAGAGCAGCTGAAGTCTCTCGAAAA GTTTGATTTGATCCTGGATAATGTGGGCGGGGTCACGGAAAACTGGGCCCTGGACTTCTTGAAGCCCTGGGCTGGAGCCAAGTACGTTACCTTGGTAACCCCCTTCCTGTTTAACACGGACCGTCTGGGCGTGGCTGACGGGATGATGCAGAATGGGGTGACCATCGCCAGAAAGACACTGAAG caCCTCTGTAAAGGGGTACACTACCGCTGGGGGTTCTTCGCTCCGAGTGGACCAACTCTGGATGACATCAGCGAAATGGTTGACGCAGGACAG GTGCGCCCCGTCCTGGAGGAGCAGTTCCCCTTCTCCCAGGTACCCCAGGCCTTCCTGAAGCTGGAGAAGGGCCACGCCCGCGGGAAGACCGTGGTGAACGTCGTCACGGGCAGCGGGGACGCTCagtaa
- the rtn4ip1 gene encoding reticulon-4-interacting protein 1 homolog, mitochondrial isoform X1, producing MITLQRIRIVACSRWLCTSHCKPVGPNISVSGESGHGSLSFRNLSTSTERRTIMPAWVIDGYGGNEVLRFTKNASFPIIHYPNEVIVKVHAAGLNPIDISMRGGYGAATLAMRRDPLNLNQSGREFPLVLGRDVSGVIMECGLDVAYFKPGDEVWAAVPPWKQGGLAEFVVLSANEVRRVHKPIAESPPARPRSGSTAWSALVNTGGVSKDNCANKRMLIIGASGGVGTFAIQMLKAWGAHVTVTCSQNAEGLVRGLGADHVVDYTAGDVPEQLKSLEKFDLILDNVGGVTENWALDFLKPWAGAKYVTLVTPFLFNTDRLGVADGMMQNGVTIARKTLKHLCKGVHYRWGFFAPSGPTLDDISEMVDAGQVRPVLEEQFPFSQVPQAFLKLEKGHARGKTVVNVVTGSGDAQ from the exons ATGATAACGTTACAACGGATCAGAATAGTGGCGTGTAGTCGGTGGTTGTGTACGTCTCACTGTAAACCGGTGGGACCTAATATATCGGTTTCTGGAGAGTCGGGACATGGTAGCTTATCATTCAGAAATCTGAGCACCTCCACAGAGCGCCGCACAATCATGCCTGCCTGGGTTATCGATGGGTACGGTGGCAACGAAGTACTTAGATTCACAAAAAATGCAAGTTTCCCCATCATCCACTACCCGAACGAGGTCATAGTCAAAGTCCATGCTGCAGGTCTCAACCCCATTGACATCAGCATGAGAG GTGGCTATGGAGCCGCTACACTGGCAATGAGGCGTGACCCCCTGAACCTCAATCAGTCCGGAAGAGAGTTCCCATTGGTCCTCGGCCGCGACGTGTCCGGGGTGATCATGGAGTGCGGGCTGGATGTGGCTTATTTCAAACCGGGAGATGAG GTGTGGGCGGCTGTTCCTCCGTGGAAGCAGGGCGGCCTGGCGGAGTTTGTGGTGTTGAGCGCAAACGAGGTACGGC gtgtcCACAAGCCAATCGCTGAGTCACCGCCGGCGCGTCCCCGCTCTGGCTCCACGGCCTGGTCCGCCCTGGTCAACACTGGCGGCGTCTCCAAGGACAACTGCGCCAACAAACG CATGCTGATAATTGGAGCCTCAGGTGGTGTGGGAACCTTTGCTATCCAG ATGTTGAAAGCTTGGGGTGCCCATGTGACCGTGACCTGCTCCCAGAATGCCGAGGGGCTGgtgcgggggctgggggctgaTCATGTGGTTGACTACACGGCGGGGGACGTGCCAGAGCAGCTGAAGTCTCTCGAAAA GTTTGATTTGATCCTGGATAATGTGGGCGGGGTCACGGAAAACTGGGCCCTGGACTTCTTGAAGCCCTGGGCTGGAGCCAAGTACGTTACCTTGGTAACCCCCTTCCTGTTTAACACGGACCGTCTGGGCGTGGCTGACGGGATGATGCAGAATGGGGTGACCATCGCCAGAAAGACACTGAAG caCCTCTGTAAAGGGGTACACTACCGCTGGGGGTTCTTCGCTCCGAGTGGACCAACTCTGGATGACATCAGCGAAATGGTTGACGCAGGACAG GTGCGCCCCGTCCTGGAGGAGCAGTTCCCCTTCTCCCAGGTACCCCAGGCCTTCCTGAAGCTGGAGAAGGGCCACGCCCGCGGGAAGACCGTGGTGAACGTCGTCACGGGCAGCGGGGACGCTCagtaa